Proteins from a genomic interval of Lycium ferocissimum isolate CSIRO_LF1 chromosome 2, AGI_CSIRO_Lferr_CH_V1, whole genome shotgun sequence:
- the LOC132047363 gene encoding uncharacterized protein LOC132047363 isoform X2 has protein sequence MVADQWKKRLRAASNIDSSLEPHGSKKKKKQGLTRYNLKLRPNVSLVWDDKKRCVLAKKEQIGISWRDLTPFLDSLSHHHSILADVFSLPHETFELKNLSEVLSHEVWQANLSQDERGFLTQFLPEGSGPDDIVYKLLGEENFHFGNPFLKWGQMICTGSFHPDNVMRQEQLFKANKKAYYMELQNYHDNMIGKLQLWKESLESCKDSEEEMVERITRKGFMEGTYGSSPDGAKMAARSRKGEKLNKRNIQHSDGAKYMSYIKVSREHYQRVKNSMKHNSNSIQPRSLSNVLGDVENLHVQPFEFYEEEERQKLHDQWLQLANRDVPAGFSNWIKRRSQELQVRISLGQEMDQKLNVQIKGEEKKSSDGISVELTDNKEAEERMSSDGIFAEQIDKKEAEVALSMEVEVDQQEGNEKSDGSIEKQKEREIVKNEFPLQSEVDQHESKEESDGLIKTQIEREILHNELHLQSEVDQHEGKEKSDGLIETQMEREILNNELPIKSEVDQHEGKEKSDGLIEKQTEREILNNELPIQSEDQEGGESASLCDEQTPDSTDNTDYDDDSLPVSLNQDLDHVSLDESNQLGHFKLDSNENHIMQQADEVSPTISEYPEGLNSVDVPVDQGDPLASTDDGWPAVSIATSYGCATPISHEYSSAELSLVHPRVTDEPAARLINLEAVPTEKDAGRDMLPREPSAVSLFGSYPQNRNEIFQPFFKDPDSSSYNSEQRQPPLGLQPSTNLMVEPGQYSGHFREQLHAQLPLELRHKGLNDLLMHQNFQGNLYPDGGRYSFPRHEQMHVGLQDWAVNSVHVSAPSQTHLSSGDLLSQNWFSGENHARGGWSTLEGVGGPSQSIGSVNNSDQSLYSVLSECNALHQSGSYDLSGSRERLIPSRNFGEISVGDPTTNNASQQQAVSLSYMSSQESPGGLKPNGLGWTNMSTQNPGLHDSMGKPFLRPWNP, from the exons ATGGTGGCTGATCAGTGGAAGAAACGTCTACGTGCTGCCAGCAATATTGACTCTTCTCTGGAACCCCATGGatcgaagaagaagaagaagcagggATTAACAAGATATAATTTGAAGTTAAGACCCAACGTTTCTCTGGTTTGGGATGACAAAAAAAGGTGTGTTCTTGCCAAGAAGGAGCAAATTGGCATTTCATGGAGAGACTTGACTCCCTTTTTGGATTCTCTCTCACATCACCATAGCATATTGGCTGATGTTTTTTCTCTACCTCACGAAACTTTTGAACTAAAAAATTTAAGCGAGGTCCTCTCGCACGAG GTTTGGCAGGCAAACTTGTCACAAGATGAGAGAGGATTTCTTACACAGTTTTTGCCGGAAGGGTCAGGACCGGATGATATTGTCTATAAATTACTGGGGGAGGAAAACTTTCACTTTGGAAATCCTTTTCTTAAGTG GGGTCAGATGATTTGTACTGGTAGCTTTCACCCTGATAATGTTATGCGTCAGGAGCAGCTTTTCAAGGCTAACAAGAAGGCATATTACATGGAATTACAAAATTACCATGACAA TATGATTGGGAAGTTGCAGTTATGGAAGGAAAGTTTGGAGAGCTGTAAAGACTCGGAGGAGGAAATGGTGGAGAGAATAACGAG AAAGGGCTTCATGGAAGGCACATATGGCAGTTCGCCTGATGGAGCTAAGATGGCTGCAAGATCTAGGAAAGGAGAAAAGCTAAACAAGCGCAATATCCAACACAGCGATGGTGCCAAATACATGTCTTATATTAAG GTCAGTCGAGAACACTATCAACGTGTTAAGAACAGCATGAAGCATAATAGTAATAGCATTCAACCCAGGTCTCTGAGCAATGTCTTAGGTGATGTGGAAAATCTTCATGTACAGCCATTTGAATTTTATGAGGAAGAAGAACGTCAGAAATTGCATGACCAGTG GCTGCAACTGGCAAATAGGGATGTCCCTGCTGGTTTTTCAAACTGGATAAAGAGACGTTCACAGGAATTGCAAGTGAGAATATCATTAGGTCAAGAAATGGATCAGAAACTGAATGTCCAAATTAAG GGTGAAGAGAAAAAGAGCTCTGATGGGATCTCTGTAGAACTAACTGATAATAAAGAAGCAGAAGAGAGAATGAGCTCTGATGGGATCTTTGCAGAACAAATTGACAAAAAAGAAGCAGAAGTTGCACTCTCAATGGAAGTAGAG GTTGATCAGCAGGAGGGCAATGAAAAATCTGATGGATCGATTGAGAAgcaaaaggaaagagaaatagTAAAGAATGAGTTTCCTCTACAGTCAGAG GTTGATCAGCATGAGAGTAAGGAAGAATCTGATGGGTTGATCAAGACGCAAATTGAAAGAGAAATACTACATAATGAGCTTCATCTACAGTCGGAG GTTGATCAGCACGAGGGCAAGGAAAAATCTGATGGGCTGATCGAGACGCAAATGGAAAGAGAAATACTAAATAACGAGCTTCCTATAAAGTCAGAG GTTGATCAGCATGAGGGCAAGGAAAAATCTGATGGGTTGATCGAGAAGCAAACGGAAAGAGAAATACTAAATAATGAGCTTCCTATACAGTCAGAG GATCAGGAGGGAGGAGAGTCTGCAAGCTTATGTGATGAACAGACTCCTGATAGCACAGATAACACTGATTATGATGACGATTCTCTCCCCGTCTCACTCAATCAGGATCTTGATCATGTTTCGCTTGATGAGAGCAATCAGTTAGGTCACTTTAAGCTGGATTCTAACGAGAACCATATAATGCAGCAGGCGGACGAAGTTTCTCCAACTATATCGGAGTATCCAGAAGGGTTGAATAGTGTGGATGTTCCTGTTGATCAGGGGGATCCTCTTGCTTCTACCGATGATGGTTGGCCAGCAGTTAGCATAGCTACTTCTTATGGGTGTGCCACTCCAATAAGTCATGAATATTCTTCTGCTGAGTTGTCACTTGTGCATCCTCGAGTTACTGATGAGCCAGCTGCTAGGCTTATTAATCTGGAAGCTGTCCCCACAGAAAAGGATGCTGGGAGGGATATGTTGCCCAGGGAACCCAGTGCTGTTTCTCTTTTTGGTTCATACCCGCAGAACAGGAATGAAATATTCCAACCGTTTTTCAAGGATCCAGATAGTTCATCTTACAACAGTGAGCAGAGACAGCCTCCGCTGGGCTTGCAACCATCAACCAATCTGATGGTGGAGCCAGGTCAATATTCTGGTCATTTTAGGGAGCAGCTTCATGCACAGTTACCATTGGAGCTACGGCACAAGGGGCTGAATGATCTGCTCATGCATCAAAACTTTCAGGGGAATCTATACCCAGATGGAGGTCGATACTCTTTCCCTAGGCATGAACAGATGCATGTTGGCTTGCAAGATTGGGCTGTCAATTCTGTTCATGTGTCAGCACCGTCTCAAACTCATTTAAGCAGTGGAGACTTGTTAAGTCAGAATTGGTTCTCTGGAGAGAATCATGCCCGTGGGGGCTGGTCTACTTTAGAAGGTGTTGGTGGTCCATCTCAGAGCATTGGAAGCGTAAACAACTCAGATCAGAGCTTGTACAGTGTTTTATCTGAGTGTAATGCACTGCATCAGAGTGGCTCTTATGATCTATCAGGTTCAAGAGAACGGTTGATCCCTTCAAGGAATTTTGGTGAGATAAGCGTGGGAGATCCCACAACGAACAATGCCTCGCAGCAACAAGCTGTTTCCCTTAGTTACATGAGTAGCCAGGAAAGTCCTGGGGGCCTTAAACCCAATGGTCTTGGATGGACGAACATGTCTACTCAGAATCCAGGGTTACACGATTCGATGGGCAAGCCATTCTTGAGGCCCTGGAATCCATAG
- the LOC132047363 gene encoding uncharacterized protein LOC132047363 isoform X5, with amino-acid sequence MVADQWKKRLRAASNIDSSLEPHGSKKKKKQGLTRYNLKLRPNVSLVWDDKKRCVLAKKEQIGISWRDLTPFLDSLSHHHSILADVFSLPHETFELKNLSEVLSHEVWQANLSQDERGFLTQFLPEGSGPDDIVYKLLGEENFHFGNPFLKWGQMICTGSFHPDNVMRQEQLFKANKKAYYMELQNYHDNMIGKLQLWKESLESCKDSEEEMVERITRKGFMEGTYGSSPDGAKMAARSRKGEKLNKRNIQHSDGAKYMSYIKVSREHYQRVKNSMKHNSNSIQPRSLSNVLGDVENLHVQPFEFYEEEERQKLHDQWLQLANRDVPAGFSNWIKRRSQELQVRISLGQEMDQKLNVQIKGEEKKSSDGISVELTDNKEAEERMSSDGIFAEQIDKKEAEVALSMEVEVDQQEGNEKSDGSIEKQKEREIVKNEFPLQSEVDQHESKEESDGLIKTQIEREILHNELHLQSEVDQHEGKEKSSGLIDKQMEREILNNELPLQSEVDQHEGKEKSDGLIEKQTEREILNNELPIQSEDQEGGESASLCDEQTPDSTDNTDYDDDSLPVSLNQDLDHVSLDESNQLGHFKLDSNENHIMQQADEVSPTISEYPEGLNSVDVPVDQGDPLASTDDGWPAVSIATSYGCATPISHEYSSAELSLVHPRVTDEPAARLINLEAVPTEKDAGRDMLPREPSAVSLFGSYPQNRNEIFQPFFKDPDSSSYNSEQRQPPLGLQPSTNLMVEPGQYSGHFREQLHAQLPLELRHKGLNDLLMHQNFQGNLYPDGGRYSFPRHEQMHVGLQDWAVNSVHVSAPSQTHLSSGDLLSQNWFSGENHARGGWSTLEGVGGPSQSIGSVNNSDQSLYSVLSECNALHQSGSYDLSGSRERLIPSRNFGEISVGDPTTNNASQQQAVSLSYMSSQESPGGLKPNGLGWTNMSTQNPGLHDSMGKPFLRPWNP; translated from the exons ATGGTGGCTGATCAGTGGAAGAAACGTCTACGTGCTGCCAGCAATATTGACTCTTCTCTGGAACCCCATGGatcgaagaagaagaagaagcagggATTAACAAGATATAATTTGAAGTTAAGACCCAACGTTTCTCTGGTTTGGGATGACAAAAAAAGGTGTGTTCTTGCCAAGAAGGAGCAAATTGGCATTTCATGGAGAGACTTGACTCCCTTTTTGGATTCTCTCTCACATCACCATAGCATATTGGCTGATGTTTTTTCTCTACCTCACGAAACTTTTGAACTAAAAAATTTAAGCGAGGTCCTCTCGCACGAG GTTTGGCAGGCAAACTTGTCACAAGATGAGAGAGGATTTCTTACACAGTTTTTGCCGGAAGGGTCAGGACCGGATGATATTGTCTATAAATTACTGGGGGAGGAAAACTTTCACTTTGGAAATCCTTTTCTTAAGTG GGGTCAGATGATTTGTACTGGTAGCTTTCACCCTGATAATGTTATGCGTCAGGAGCAGCTTTTCAAGGCTAACAAGAAGGCATATTACATGGAATTACAAAATTACCATGACAA TATGATTGGGAAGTTGCAGTTATGGAAGGAAAGTTTGGAGAGCTGTAAAGACTCGGAGGAGGAAATGGTGGAGAGAATAACGAG AAAGGGCTTCATGGAAGGCACATATGGCAGTTCGCCTGATGGAGCTAAGATGGCTGCAAGATCTAGGAAAGGAGAAAAGCTAAACAAGCGCAATATCCAACACAGCGATGGTGCCAAATACATGTCTTATATTAAG GTCAGTCGAGAACACTATCAACGTGTTAAGAACAGCATGAAGCATAATAGTAATAGCATTCAACCCAGGTCTCTGAGCAATGTCTTAGGTGATGTGGAAAATCTTCATGTACAGCCATTTGAATTTTATGAGGAAGAAGAACGTCAGAAATTGCATGACCAGTG GCTGCAACTGGCAAATAGGGATGTCCCTGCTGGTTTTTCAAACTGGATAAAGAGACGTTCACAGGAATTGCAAGTGAGAATATCATTAGGTCAAGAAATGGATCAGAAACTGAATGTCCAAATTAAG GGTGAAGAGAAAAAGAGCTCTGATGGGATCTCTGTAGAACTAACTGATAATAAAGAAGCAGAAGAGAGAATGAGCTCTGATGGGATCTTTGCAGAACAAATTGACAAAAAAGAAGCAGAAGTTGCACTCTCAATGGAAGTAGAG GTTGATCAGCAGGAGGGCAATGAAAAATCTGATGGATCGATTGAGAAgcaaaaggaaagagaaatagTAAAGAATGAGTTTCCTCTACAGTCAGAG GTTGATCAGCATGAGAGTAAGGAAGAATCTGATGGGTTGATCAAGACGCAAATTGAAAGAGAAATACTACATAATGAGCTTCATCTACAGTCGGAG GTTGATCAGCATGAGGGCAAGGAAAAATCTAGTGGGTTGATCGACAAGCAAATGGAAAGAGAAATACTAAATAATGAGCTTCCTCTACAGTCAGAG GTTGATCAGCATGAGGGCAAGGAAAAATCTGATGGGTTGATCGAGAAGCAAACGGAAAGAGAAATACTAAATAATGAGCTTCCTATACAGTCAGAG GATCAGGAGGGAGGAGAGTCTGCAAGCTTATGTGATGAACAGACTCCTGATAGCACAGATAACACTGATTATGATGACGATTCTCTCCCCGTCTCACTCAATCAGGATCTTGATCATGTTTCGCTTGATGAGAGCAATCAGTTAGGTCACTTTAAGCTGGATTCTAACGAGAACCATATAATGCAGCAGGCGGACGAAGTTTCTCCAACTATATCGGAGTATCCAGAAGGGTTGAATAGTGTGGATGTTCCTGTTGATCAGGGGGATCCTCTTGCTTCTACCGATGATGGTTGGCCAGCAGTTAGCATAGCTACTTCTTATGGGTGTGCCACTCCAATAAGTCATGAATATTCTTCTGCTGAGTTGTCACTTGTGCATCCTCGAGTTACTGATGAGCCAGCTGCTAGGCTTATTAATCTGGAAGCTGTCCCCACAGAAAAGGATGCTGGGAGGGATATGTTGCCCAGGGAACCCAGTGCTGTTTCTCTTTTTGGTTCATACCCGCAGAACAGGAATGAAATATTCCAACCGTTTTTCAAGGATCCAGATAGTTCATCTTACAACAGTGAGCAGAGACAGCCTCCGCTGGGCTTGCAACCATCAACCAATCTGATGGTGGAGCCAGGTCAATATTCTGGTCATTTTAGGGAGCAGCTTCATGCACAGTTACCATTGGAGCTACGGCACAAGGGGCTGAATGATCTGCTCATGCATCAAAACTTTCAGGGGAATCTATACCCAGATGGAGGTCGATACTCTTTCCCTAGGCATGAACAGATGCATGTTGGCTTGCAAGATTGGGCTGTCAATTCTGTTCATGTGTCAGCACCGTCTCAAACTCATTTAAGCAGTGGAGACTTGTTAAGTCAGAATTGGTTCTCTGGAGAGAATCATGCCCGTGGGGGCTGGTCTACTTTAGAAGGTGTTGGTGGTCCATCTCAGAGCATTGGAAGCGTAAACAACTCAGATCAGAGCTTGTACAGTGTTTTATCTGAGTGTAATGCACTGCATCAGAGTGGCTCTTATGATCTATCAGGTTCAAGAGAACGGTTGATCCCTTCAAGGAATTTTGGTGAGATAAGCGTGGGAGATCCCACAACGAACAATGCCTCGCAGCAACAAGCTGTTTCCCTTAGTTACATGAGTAGCCAGGAAAGTCCTGGGGGCCTTAAACCCAATGGTCTTGGATGGACGAACATGTCTACTCAGAATCCAGGGTTACACGATTCGATGGGCAAGCCATTCTTGAGGCCCTGGAATCCATAG